CTGCCGCAGGACGGCGCGGTCGCCTGGGATGTCACCGTGGAAACGCTCGTTCGGCTCGGTCGCCTGCCGCACCGCGCCGGACCCGAAGCGGACGCCGCCGCGGCGCGGGCTGCCATGGCCGCGCTCGATCTGGAGGGCTTCGCCGCGCGGCCCGTTTCCGCGCTATCCGGCGGCGAGCGCGCCCGCGCCCTGCTGGCGCGCGTGCTGGCGGGTGAGCCGCGCTGGATTCTCGCCGACGAACCGCTCGCCAGTCTCGATCTCGCGCACCAGCTTGCCTTGCTGGCCCGCTTCCGCATCCTCGCGGGGGGCGGAGCGGGGGTGGTCCTCGTACTCCACGATCTCGCGCAGGCGATGAACCATGCCGATCGCGTCCTGATCCTCGATCAGGGTCGCCTCGTGGCCAATGGGCCGCCCGAAACGACGCTTACCCCCGCGATGATCGGGGAAGTGTGGGGCCTTGATGGCCATTGGCTGGGCGAGCCGGGCGCAAGGGCGCTGGCTTTCTCTCCGGCAGGAAACGCGCCTACTGGCCGCCGCTAAACGGCGGCGGCGCGAAGATTTCCAGAATCGCGGTGCCGGCCGGGGCAACCTTGCCGGGCATGGGTTGCGTCGTGATCCCGGCGCCGGCCAGTGCCCCGGGCAGGGCTTCGTCGTGTGCGTCCTCGGGCATGGCGATGCGGACGTGGGCAACGCCCCAGCGCTGCAAGGCCCAGATCGCGACACCGGCCGGAATCGCGTCGGCGGGGGCTCCCTCGGTGGTGAGCGCGACGCGCAGTTCCGCCGTGGCGGGCGGGATCACGCGCACGCTCCAGCCCTCCGCCGCGTCGGTGGCGATGCGCTCGGCCTGAAGATAATCGGTCAGCTTCCAGCCGGGCGCAGCAACCGGCTGGATGTTCACCGCGCGTTCGGTGCGGTTGATCCACAGCGCGGTGGTGGGCAGGCCGATGCTGGCGCGGATGCGGGCATAGGGCGGCACGTCGGCGGCGATCCCGGCGGCGGTGCGTTCCATCGCCGCGTCGATCATGGCGCGGGTTTGCGCGGGCAGGTCGGCGGCCAGCACCTGCTGCAGATTGACCGAGACTTCCGGCCCGACCTTCGGTGCCAGGAGATCGTGGACGCGCTGTTCGCCGTTCGCCGCGTATTGCGGGGCGACCACGACCGCATTGACCGAGGGATCGCCGAACAGGGGCCAGTGCACGTCCATCTGCGCGATGCTGGCGCCCCGCTGGCCGGAAACCTGCTCGATCGCGCTCCTCGCGGACGAACGCAGCGTCGCCTCGCGCTTTACCTGCACGAGTGTCATGGCCAGCGGGGTGGCCAGCGCCAGGAACGCGGCGACACCGGCTACGGTATGCGTGGTGGTCCATTGCACGTTCTGCAATGGCCGCGCCGCGCCGGAGAGCCGGGCGACCAGCGCGAAGGCAAAGGCGATGGCGGAAAGGTTGGTCAGGAACAGCAGCAGCGCGCCCAGCGCGAAGGTGGGTTGCAGCGTGGCGATGCCATAGCCGACGGTGGTCAACGGCGGCATCAGCGCGGTGGCGATGGCCACGCCGATCGCGGTCCCGCCCTTGCGCATCACCGTGGCGTACCCGCCGGCGATGCCGGAAAGCAGCGCGACGGCGAGGTCGAGCAGGGTCGGCTGCGTGCGGGCCAGAAGTTCGGGCGTGGCGTTGCGGATCGGGCTGATCCAGGTGATCAGCATTCCGGCGGCAATGCCGATCGCCGCGCCCACCAGCACCACGCGCGCGGCATCGCGGATGCGCTGCCCGTCGATCGAGGCGAAGCCGAAGCCCAGCGCGGCGATCGGGCTCATCAGTGGCGAGACCAGCATCGCACCGATCACCACGGCGGTTGACGATTGCAGCAGGCCCAGCGCCGCGATGCCGGCGGCCAAGCCGCACATCAGCATGTACCCGCGTGTCAGCGCGCCATCATCCTGCACCTGATGCCCCAGTTCACGCGCGTCATCGGGCGAGAGCTCCGGAAGCAGGATAAGCCGGGCGAACCGGACGCGCCAGCGCATCAGGCGATGCCGGAGCGGAGCGATTCGGGAGGAGAGCGCGGCGGGATCGGGAAAGCGGAAAGCCATGCCGGGAGGATAGCGGCCTCGCTGCCGGTCGCCAAATCCGCAGGGTCCTTGCCGCCGATGATTTCATCCGCACCGGATGCGAAAAGGGCATGGAACCGGTCCATGCCCTTTCCCTTGCTTCAATATCCGCAGGCCGATCAGGCCGGAAGCGTCAGCGCCTCGTAGCGTTCGAGATGCCAGTCGGCGGGGCCGAACTGGCTTTCGATCATCGTCATGCGCTTGAAGTAGTGGCCGGCGGCCAGTTCCACGGTGATGCCGATGCCGCCGTGCGTCTGCACCGCGTTCTGGCCGATGAAGCGCAGCGACTTCGAGACCTTGGCCTTGGCGAGGCTCACCGCCGCCTTGCGCTGTTCGGCCGGCAGGTCGAGCTTGAGCGTGCCCATCAGCGTCATCGAGGCGATCTGTTCGGCCTCGATCATCATGTCGGCCAGGCGGAACTGCAGCGCCTGGAACCGGCCGATCGGCTGGCCGAACTGCTTGCGTTCCTTGGTATAGGCCAGCGTCAGTTCGTGAAGCTGGCGCCCGGCGCCCTGGCCTTCGGCGCAGACGGCCATCGTGGCTTGGTCCATCACCTGCTCGATCAGGTCCATGCCACCGGGCAGCAAGGCTTCGCCGGGGACGGCGACGTTCTCGAAATAGACTTCCGAGGCCTGGAACCCGTCGACTGTCGGGTAGTCGCGGCGCGTCACGCCCGCACTTTTCGCGTCCACCACGAACAGCTCGACGCCGCCGCGTTCGTTGCCCGATCCGCCGGTCCGGGCGGTGACCAGCAGGTGCGTGGCCCACGGCGCGGCATAGACCACCGCCTTGTGACCGTTCAGCACATAGCCGGCGCCGTCCTTGCGCGCGGTGGTTTCGATCCGCGCCAAGTCATAGCGGCCCTTCGGCTCGGCATAGGCGAAGGCGAAGATCACATCGCCGCCGATGATGCCGGGAATCAGCGCGTCGGCCATCGCGCCGCCCGCCGCCTTCAGCGCGCCGCCGCCGATCACGGCGGTCTGGAGGTAGGGTTCGATCGCGATGACCTTGCCCAGTTCCTCCATCACGATCAGGTTTTCCAGCGGCCCGCCGCCCAGGCCGCCCTGTTCCTCGGAAAAGGGCGCGGACAGGATGCCCAGCTCGGTCGCCAGCGCGCGCCAGATGCCGGGATCGCGGCCTTCGGGGCGCTCCAGCATCTTCTTGCGGGTTTCAAAGTCGTAGGTGTCCGCCAGGAAGCGCGAAAGCGTGTCGCGCAGCATGTCCTGCGTTTCGGTGAAGCTCAGGTCCATTCGTATCTATCCTCTCGGTCGGCCGCCGGATGGCCAGCCTGTTGGCTGGCTCAGAGGCCGAGAACCATCTTGGCGATGATGTTGCGCTGGATTTCGTTGGACCCGCCATAGATGGTGGTCTTGCGCATGTTGAAATAGCTCGGTGCGGTGTGGTGCGCCCAGTCCGGCCCGATCGGGTGCTCGTTGTCCCCTTCGCCGAAGCCGCGGAAATAGGGCGCGCCATAGTGCCCCGCCGCTTCCAGCGCGAGTTCGGTGATGCGTTGCTGGATCTCCGAACCCTTGATCTTCAGCACGCTCGATTCCGGCCCCGGCCCGCGCCCGGCGGCTTCGCCGGCCAGCGTGCGCAGTTCGGTGAATTCCAGCGCGGTCAGGTCCATTTCCAGTTCGGCCACCTTGCGGCGGAAGAACGGATTGGCCAGCAGCGGACGGTCGCCGTCCATTTCCGACGAGGCGATCGAGCGCACCCGCTCGATCCCGCGCTTCGAGGCCGCGACGCCGGCGATGCCGGTGCGTTCGTGCGCCAGCAGGAACTTGGCGCAGGTCCAGCCCTTGTTCTCTTCGTACACGCGGTTTTCGACCGGCACCTTCACGTCTTCGAGGAACACCTCGTTGACTTCGTGTTCGCCGCCCAAGGTGATGATCGGGCGCACGGTGATGCCCGGCGTCTTCATGTCGATCAGCAGGAAGCTGATGCCTTCCTGCTGCTTGGCATCGGGATTGGTGCGGACCAGGAAGAAGCCCCAGTCGGCATGCTGCGCCATCGTGGTCCAGGTCTTCTGGCCGTTGACGATATAGTGCGTGCCGTCGTCGCTCAGCACCGCGCGCGTGCGCAGCGAGGCAAGGTCGGAGCCGGAGCCGGGCTCGGAATAGCCCTGGCACCACCAGTCCTCGCCCGAAAGGATGCGCGGCAGGAAGCGGGCCTTCTGCTCGGGCGTGCCGAAGGTGTAGATCACCGGGCCGACCATGGTGATGCCGAAAGGCATGATGCGGATGCAATCGGCCCGCGCGGTTTCCTCGGACCAGATGTAGCGCTGCGTCGCGGTCCAGCCGGGGCCGCCGTACTCGACCGGCCACGCGGGCGCGATCCAGCCCTTCTTCGCCAGCACCTTGTGCCAGGACAGGAAATCCTCCTTGCTCAGGTCGCCGCCCTCGTCCTGCTTGCCGCGCAGCTGGGCGGGGTAGTTTTCGGCGATGAACGCGCGCACTTCGTCGCGGAAGGCAAGCTCTTCCGGGCTGAAATCAAGGTTCACGACGTCTCTCCCTTTTATAGACCGTCAGGCGCTGTCCGGCGAACGCGAAGGCTCTCGGAACAGGTTTAATCGGGCGACTGAATAGCAGGAAAATTGCCCGGTTTTAAGCGGGTGATGCAGGCTTTGGCGCAAGATCGCGGCAGCGCCGGACGAGGCTGGATGACGTAACGGAAAGAAACGCGGCAAGGCGCCGAGGCGGCCCTTTCGGGCGGTCTGCGGCGGCAGCGCGGATGCGCGGGTAAGCGCGGGAAAAGCACGCCGCGCGAATCGGGTCCGGCCCTGAAACCGGCTTGGCGCGGGCCAGACGAAGTGTGATGAAACTCACGGACGCTGGCGTTGGCATGGTTCTACCATTTGGCCCTTGCAACGCTTCCCTGAAGCTGGAAACGCGAAGTACCGGGCATGTCGGGCAGGTCGAAGGGAATGCACAGGGACGAACGCATAACGGCGATCGCCGCGATGTTCGATTGCGCGCCCGCGCTGGCCGCACACGTCGAGCCATCGATGCAGGCGGTATCGTTCGCGCATAAGGCGGTGCTCGCCCACCAGGGCGATCCCTCCGAACATTGCTGGCTGGTGATCGGCGGCACCGTTCATATCCAGGTGAACGGCATCGACGGGCAGCGCGTGCAACTGGCCTATCACGGACCGGGTGAATTCTTCGGGGCCTACCCCGAACCGGCGACCCACCGCGCGGACATGGTGGCGCACGGCGCGGTCGATCTGCTGCGCATTCGGTGCACCGAACTGGCGGCGCTGGCCACGCGCGAACCGGCGCTGGCGGTCGGCCTTGCCAGACGGCTCGCGCGCCAGCTCGATCTGTCGTTGGACCGGATGGCGGCGCAGACCACGCTTTCGGCGCCCGGGCGCATTCATGCGGAATTGCTGCGGCTGGCGGATGCGGAATACCGCATTGTGCCGGCACCGCAGATTACCGCGCTGGCGCTCAACGCCAACACCGCGCGCGAAACCGCCTCGCGCGCGGTCAGCGCGCTGGAGCGGCGCGGGATCGTGGAACGGTCGGAACGGGGCCTGACCATCCTGGCTCCACGCATGTTGCGCGATATGATCTACTGACCGGGCGTTTGCTGTTAATCAGCGCACCGCCAGCAGCCCCAGCGCCAGATCTCCCTGCGCCGACGCGATCTGGCCGAAGTTTTCGCAGTGCAGGTCCGGCGCGTGCAGGGTCAGCGCCAGCGCCAGCGAGCGGGATACCGGCACTTGTCCGGGCAGCCCCGCACCGGCCACGCGCACGGCCGTTTCCAGGCGCTGCGTGGTGTTCCCGGCCGGATCGTAGGCGCCATAGGTCACGCCCAGCGTGCGGCCGTGCAGCGTCACGTCCGCCAGCGCTATGCGCGCCGCCGCGACCGGATCGTCGAATCGCGCGATGGTGAACGCGCCGTGCCGGACCAGCGCCGCGCCGGCGTGGGCGAAATGGTCCGCCGGCTCGCCATCGGGCACGGCGACAAGCGCCTCGCGCGCGAAGGTGGGCGGGGGGCTGGTCGTGGAGCCGCTGCGTTCGAGCGGGACTCGTTCGATGGGCAGGCCACGGTCGCGCCAGGCGGCGTCCAGCAGCGAACCTTGCGCCCGCGTGCCGTCGCCCAGCCGCAGCGCCACGGCATGGCTTTCGAGTTGGCGGGCATGGCGGATCGCGCAGCCCATCGCCATCTCGTCGCCGACGTAGATTCCCGATTGCGAAACCGCGTCCAGCGCCTCGATGGTTTCCACCGAAGCGGCGGCTTCGAGAATGGCGTCGAAACGCGCTTCCCAATGCGTGCCGAAGCGGGAGACCGAATCGTGGCGGAAGCCCTCGATCGTGGCGGGCAGCATGACGTGCAGTTCCACGTCGCGTTCCAGCAGCGCTTCGGCGACCATGATGTCCGCCCCCGCGGCCAGCGCGCCGAAGGCGAAGCCGGGCCGGATGCGATCCACCGCCTCGGCGATCCGTTCGGGCGATTGCGCCTGATCGGGCGCGACGTGGATGATGCCGCTGAAATGCAGGCTTGCCGGTGGACGATAGGCATCCAGCCATTCCGCCGGCCGCGCGAGCGTCGCCATGATCAGCCGGAAATGCCGCAGGGTGGAGGCGTGATCCTCCCACGCGCGCGGGGCCTGCCGGACGGCCTGCGCCAGCACCGCCTGGCCCTTGTCGATCTCGCCCAGCAGCAGGCACGCTTCCGCGCGAGTGGCGTGCAGCCAATAGGCGGTTTCGGGTTCGTGATCGCCCGCATCGAGCATGGTCAGGACGCGGGTGGCCAGGATCGCCGCGTCCTTTTGGTTGCCTTCCAGCAGTGCGATCGTTGCGGCGTTGATCAGCGGATAGGTGGCCGGCATCATCGCCGCAGCCGAGAGATAGGCCTGCCGCGCCGCGCCCAGCAGGCGGGTGCGTTCCGCCGTCGATGGCGCGGAAAGGCCCCGGTCCTTCAACAGGCGGCCCTTCAGCGTCAGCGTATCGGGATGCCGGTCGCCTTCCAGCGCGGCGTCGGTGAACATCTGCCACGCCCGCATCGTATCGCCGCTGCGGGCAAGCCGTCTGATGATCGGGATTTTCGAATTGTGCACGGCTTGCCCAGCTTTCCTTGCGGGGTTTCAGTTGAGCTTCGGCGGCGGGTTCTTGATGTCCGGATCGATGCTCATCCCGATCCAGCGCGGACCCCTGCGGCTCTTCTGCAGCAGGTCGATGTTCACGTTGAAGGCGTGCGTGGTGCCGAACTTGCCGCCCTTGTTGAAGCGCGCCACGAAACGCACGATCTTGTAGCGATCCAGCTTCTCGTCATAGCCGTCGTATTCGAGATTGCTGTAGAACGCGCCGAGATTGGCATCCTTCATGGTGATCGCGTCGAACGCCTTGGAGAAGAACAGCTGGTCGCCCTTCAGCACGATCTCGACCATCGTGTCTTCGGTGATCGCGATATAGTCCTGCGCTTCCTGGCCATCCTGATCCATCTTGAGCACGATCGCGCCGTTGCGGGCATAGAGGCTGATCGTGAAGGTCAGCGCCTTGCCGGCCGCCGTGCGCAGCGCGGGATCGTGGGGAAGCGCGTATTGCGCGGGGGAACATTGCGACATGTTACTTCTCCGTTTTCAGATCGGGAAAACTTTGCAGGATGCGCAGGCGCCAGGTCAGCCAGTCGCGGTTGTCGGGATCGGTGGCGATCAACCGGTTCGCGGCCTGCATGGCCAGCCTTGCGGAGCCGCGCGCGCCGGTCTTGTCGCCAAGGTCCGACAGCAGCGTTGCCATCGAATAGCGCGAAAGCATCCAGTCCTGCCGGTAGGCGGCGTTGGCCGGATCGATGCGCAGCAGATCGTCCATGATCGTGGCCTGTTGCTGGCGTTCCGCCAGCGCGTCGCGCTTGTGTCCGGCCGCGTTGAGCGCATCGGCCAACCAGGCGTGGCGGTTGGCGAGATCGGCCTTGATGCCCGCATCGCCGGGGCGGGATCGCGCGGCCTGTTCCATCGCGGCAAGCGCGCTGCGGCAGGCGTCTAACCCGGCCGGCGGGCGCGCCTGCTCCGCCAGTTCCAGCGAACAGATATTGCCCTGCGCGTAACCCAGCTCGCGCAGCGCGCCGGCATCGCCGGGTTGCAGTTTCACCAGCTTTTCGGCCAACGCGCGATAGGCGGTGAAGTGCGGGCGCGCGGCGGCATAGCGGTTGCGCTGGTAGTCGGTATAGCCGATCCAGAACTCGCTTTGCGCATGCGCGAACACGCGCTGCGGATCGTTCGGCATTTCCGCCAGCAAAGCGCCGGTGGCGCGGTGCGCTTCGCTGAACTCCATCAGCGCGGCGTCCAACCGTCCGCGCTTCTGGTCGTCCTCGCCCATCGCTTGCAGCACGCGGGCGCGCCGGTCGAGCGAGCCGGCGGGCAGGCCGTCGAGATCGCCCTGTGCGGCATAGTAGTCCAGCGCGCGCGTGTTGACCGATTCCAGCACGTCGAGCCGCCCGACTCCTTCCAGCCTTGTCCGCAGGTCTGTCAGCATGAACTCGATCAGCCCTTCGGCCTGTTGCCTTTGCCGGTCTGCCTCGTTGCGCGCGTTGATCGCCACGAACAGGAGCGTGGACAGCACTACAACGGTCAGGGCGGAAACAAGCGTGATGGCCGTCACGCGGCGCAGCTGCCGCTGCGCGTCGCGCTGCACCAGCTCGTCGAGCCCGATGCCGGTCAATCCGGCAACAAGGCGCAGGCGGGCAAGCTTGCCGTCGCCGATCCGGCGGAAGTCGGCGGCGGCCGGCTCGCGCACCGCTTCTCCGGCTTCCCCGTCGGTCGCGGCATCCGTCAGACTGGGCGGAAAGGCGTCTTCCGGTTCGCCGTGGAGCAGCCCCGCCAGGATCGGGCGATCCGGGTGCTTTTCGCGGAAATAGCGGATTTCCTGATCGACCCAGCGCGAACGCCGCGCCTCGGGCGAACAGAGCACGATCAGGCAGGCCGATGCGGCCAGCGCGTTGCGGACTTCCTCGTTCAGATCGCTGGAGGCGGGCAGCTCGTTGCGATCGCGGAAGATCGGCGTCAGCCGGCGTGGCACCCGGCCGCGTGGCGTTTCCAGCCCCACCAGCCGGGGGGGGATGCGGTACGTCTCCAGCCAGCGGTGAAGCCGCGCGGCCGCCGGCGTATCCGCATGGCTATAGCTCAGGAAGGCGCGATAGCGCGGCTGCTCGTTTGCGGAACTGGCCTCCGGCGGGGCAGTCATCGATCACTCCAGCGGACAGTCTGGCAGACATAGGGGCCAAGGGCTGCCGAGGTTTATACTCAGGCAACGCCCTTAGACAATTGTCGCGACCGCTGGTGTGATCGATGCCGCAGCCGGCGGGTCAGCCTATTCCGGGCACCGCCTCGGGCACGGCCGCATCGCTTTCGAAGCTTGCCACCGGATAGGCGCAATAGTCCGCCGCGTACCACGCACCGGGGCGGTGATTGCCCGATTCGCCCAGACCGCCGAACGGCATGTTGGCGGCAGCGCCCGTGGTCGGGCGGTTGCGGTTGATCACGCCGGCGCGGGCGAAGTCGAGATAGTGCTCCCACTTCGCGTCATCGCCGGTGACGAGGCCGGCGGAAAGGCCATAGGCGGTGGCGTTGGCGGCGGCGATCGCCTGTTCGAAATCGCCCACGCGGCGCACGAACAGCACCGGCGCGAAGATTTCCTCGTCGGGCACGTCCACGCCGGTTACGTCATAGAGCGCGGGCTTGACGAAGCTGCCCGGCCGGCCGGCGATCCCGGTGAAGCGCCGCAGCGGGCGCGCGCCCATCCGCTCGATCGCGCCGACCATGTCGAGCGCGCGTTCCGCGGCCTGCACCGACACCAGCGGCCCCATGAAGGCGTCGCCGGCGTCCGACCATGCGGCCACCGGCAGGCGGTCGATCAGCGCGGTCAGGGCCTCGATGAAGGCGTCGCCCGTCGCGCCTTCGGGCACGATCAGCCGGCGCGCGCAGGAACAGCGCTGGCCGGTGGTGATGAAGGCGGACATCGCGATCACGCGCGCCACCGCCTCGGGATCGCCGTCCCACGCAATCAGCGGGTTGTTGCCGCCCAGCTCCAGCGCCAGCATCACGTGGGGCCGGTCGATGAAGGCGCGGCGGAAGGCGCGGCCGGCGGCGGAGGAGCCGGTGAACAGCAGCCCGTCGATGTCGCCGCCGATCAGCGCCGCGCCGGTCTCGCGCGCGCCCTGCGCCAGTTGGAGCACGCCATCGGGCAGGCCCGCCTCGGCCCACGCGCGGGCCATGACCTCGCCGGTCCATGGCGCGATCTCGGACGGCTTGAACACCACCGTGTTGCCCGCCAGCAGCGCCGGCACGATGTGCCCGTTGGGCAGATGGCCGGGGAAGTTGTAGGGGCCAAGCACCGCCATCACACCGTGCGGGCGGTGGCGCAGCACCGCGCGGCCGAACGCGGTCGCGCTTTCGCGGGTGCCGGCGCGTTCGGCCTGCGCCGCGATCGATACCTCGACCTTGCCGGCCATGGACGCAGCTTCGGTCTTGCTTTCCCACAGCAGCTTGCCGGTCTCGCGCGAGATCGTCTCGGCGATCGAGCCTGCGTTCGCCTTCAGGTAATCGGCGTAGCGCCGGGCCACGGCGATGCGTTCGTTCAGCGGCGTGCGCGACCAGCCGGGCAGGGCGACGCGGGCGCGCTCCACCATCGATGCGGCTTCCTCCGGCGCGGTGATCGCGCCTTCCCACACGGTTTCGCCGGTTGCGGGATCGATCGACTGGAGCATTTCGGCCATGTTCGCGTCCTTCAGGCCCGGACCAGGATCTGGCTGCCGGCATCGAGGCCGAGCATCCGGGCGGTGGAAGCCGGAATGTGGGCATTCCCGTCGCAAATGTCGACGGGGGCGTGAGTCACGCGGAAGCGCTCGATGGCGTCGTTGGCGACCAGCCGCGAAGGCGCGGCGGCGACGTTGTCGTTGACGGCTACGGTGCAGGGCGTGGTTCGACGGATCGTGTCGATCTTGTCGCGCGCGCAGGTCACCGTTGGTCCGCCGTCGAACACGTCGACCAGCCCGGTCCAGCTGAAGCCTTCGCTTTCGAGCATTTTGCGCGCGGCGCGGCCATCGGGGTGGACTTCGCCGATCACGTCGCGCGCGAACGGCTCGATCAGTTCCAGGTAGATCGGGTGGCGCGGGGCCAGATCGACCAGGAACTGCCCGTTGCTGGCGGTGATCATGCGGTCCGCTTCCTCGAAGGGCAGGCGGAAGAACTTGGCGGAAACGCCTTCCCAGAACGGGCTTTCGCCTTCCCAGTCAAACCAGCCGCGCAGTTCGGAAACGATCTTGTCGGCGAAGCGGTCGCGCGCCGCCGCTATCAGCATGTAGCGCGATGCCGCCAGCAGCGTGCCGTTGCCGCCGCCGCGATGCTCCGGGTGGACGAACAGCGAGCCGACCTCGCTGGCCCCGGCGCATTCGTTGACCAGCACCAGCGCCTCGTGCTCGAAGTTCACGCCGGCGGCGTTGGAATGCTGCGCCAGCTTGACCACGCGGAACGAGAAGTGCGGGCGCGCCACGCCGATCGCCCCGCGCACCGAGGCGACGCCGATCACCTGCCCGGTATCGCTCTCCTCCAGCATCAGCGTGTACCACGCCTCCGCCGCCGGGATCGTCCCGGCGAAGCTGGCCGCCGACAGGGCGAGCCGGTGGCCCAGCGTATCGGCGCATTCGGGCAGGCTGGTCAGCCCCGGACCGCCCAGGCGGGCGAGG
The Novosphingobium sp. EMRT-2 genome window above contains:
- a CDS encoding ABC transporter ATP-binding protein, with protein sequence MLAAKQISVPARLEAITTALRPGEVTAICGPNGAGKSTLLACLAGLHAPTEGVVLLDGHPVATLPPLARARAIGFLPQDGAVAWDVTVETLVRLGRLPHRAGPEADAAAARAAMAALDLEGFAARPVSALSGGERARALLARVLAGEPRWILADEPLASLDLAHQLALLARFRILAGGGAGVVLVLHDLAQAMNHADRVLILDQGRLVANGPPETTLTPAMIGEVWGLDGHWLGEPGARALAFSPAGNAPTGRR
- a CDS encoding DUF389 domain-containing protein, with product MAFRFPDPAALSSRIAPLRHRLMRWRVRFARLILLPELSPDDARELGHQVQDDGALTRGYMLMCGLAAGIAALGLLQSSTAVVIGAMLVSPLMSPIAALGFGFASIDGQRIRDAARVVLVGAAIGIAAGMLITWISPIRNATPELLARTQPTLLDLAVALLSGIAGGYATVMRKGGTAIGVAIATALMPPLTTVGYGIATLQPTFALGALLLFLTNLSAIAFAFALVARLSGAARPLQNVQWTTTHTVAGVAAFLALATPLAMTLVQVKREATLRSSARSAIEQVSGQRGASIAQMDVHWPLFGDPSVNAVVVAPQYAANGEQRVHDLLAPKVGPEVSVNLQQVLAADLPAQTRAMIDAAMERTAAGIAADVPPYARIRASIGLPTTALWINRTERAVNIQPVAAPGWKLTDYLQAERIATDAAEGWSVRVIPPATAELRVALTTEGAPADAIPAGVAIWALQRWGVAHVRIAMPEDAHDEALPGALAGAGITTQPMPGKVAPAGTAILEIFAPPPFSGGQ
- a CDS encoding acyl-CoA dehydrogenase family protein gives rise to the protein MDLSFTETQDMLRDTLSRFLADTYDFETRKKMLERPEGRDPGIWRALATELGILSAPFSEEQGGLGGGPLENLIVMEELGKVIAIEPYLQTAVIGGGALKAAGGAMADALIPGIIGGDVIFAFAYAEPKGRYDLARIETTARKDGAGYVLNGHKAVVYAAPWATHLLVTARTGGSGNERGGVELFVVDAKSAGVTRRDYPTVDGFQASEVYFENVAVPGEALLPGGMDLIEQVMDQATMAVCAEGQGAGRQLHELTLAYTKERKQFGQPIGRFQALQFRLADMMIEAEQIASMTLMGTLKLDLPAEQRKAAVSLAKAKVSKSLRFIGQNAVQTHGGIGITVELAAGHYFKRMTMIESQFGPADWHLERYEALTLPA
- a CDS encoding acyl-CoA dehydrogenase family protein translates to MNLDFSPEELAFRDEVRAFIAENYPAQLRGKQDEGGDLSKEDFLSWHKVLAKKGWIAPAWPVEYGGPGWTATQRYIWSEETARADCIRIMPFGITMVGPVIYTFGTPEQKARFLPRILSGEDWWCQGYSEPGSGSDLASLRTRAVLSDDGTHYIVNGQKTWTTMAQHADWGFFLVRTNPDAKQQEGISFLLIDMKTPGITVRPIITLGGEHEVNEVFLEDVKVPVENRVYEENKGWTCAKFLLAHERTGIAGVAASKRGIERVRSIASSEMDGDRPLLANPFFRRKVAELEMDLTALEFTELRTLAGEAAGRGPGPESSVLKIKGSEIQQRITELALEAAGHYGAPYFRGFGEGDNEHPIGPDWAHHTAPSYFNMRKTTIYGGSNEIQRNIIAKMVLGL
- a CDS encoding Crp/Fnr family transcriptional regulator, translated to MSGRSKGMHRDERITAIAAMFDCAPALAAHVEPSMQAVSFAHKAVLAHQGDPSEHCWLVIGGTVHIQVNGIDGQRVQLAYHGPGEFFGAYPEPATHRADMVAHGAVDLLRIRCTELAALATREPALAVGLARRLARQLDLSLDRMAAQTTLSAPGRIHAELLRLADAEYRIVPAPQITALALNANTARETASRAVSALERRGIVERSERGLTILAPRMLRDMIY
- a CDS encoding TRAFs-binding domain-containing protein, which gives rise to MHNSKIPIIRRLARSGDTMRAWQMFTDAALEGDRHPDTLTLKGRLLKDRGLSAPSTAERTRLLGAARQAYLSAAAMMPATYPLINAATIALLEGNQKDAAILATRVLTMLDAGDHEPETAYWLHATRAEACLLLGEIDKGQAVLAQAVRQAPRAWEDHASTLRHFRLIMATLARPAEWLDAYRPPASLHFSGIIHVAPDQAQSPERIAEAVDRIRPGFAFGALAAGADIMVAEALLERDVELHVMLPATIEGFRHDSVSRFGTHWEARFDAILEAAASVETIEALDAVSQSGIYVGDEMAMGCAIRHARQLESHAVALRLGDGTRAQGSLLDAAWRDRGLPIERVPLERSGSTTSPPPTFAREALVAVPDGEPADHFAHAGAALVRHGAFTIARFDDPVAAARIALADVTLHGRTLGVTYGAYDPAGNTTQRLETAVRVAGAGLPGQVPVSRSLALALTLHAPDLHCENFGQIASAQGDLALGLLAVR
- a CDS encoding nucleotide synthetase → MSQCSPAQYALPHDPALRTAAGKALTFTISLYARNGAIVLKMDQDGQEAQDYIAITEDTMVEIVLKGDQLFFSKAFDAITMKDANLGAFYSNLEYDGYDEKLDRYKIVRFVARFNKGGKFGTTHAFNVNIDLLQKSRRGPRWIGMSIDPDIKNPPPKLN
- a CDS encoding toll/interleukin-1 receptor domain-containing protein, which translates into the protein MTAPPEASSANEQPRYRAFLSYSHADTPAAARLHRWLETYRIPPRLVGLETPRGRVPRRLTPIFRDRNELPASSDLNEEVRNALAASACLIVLCSPEARRSRWVDQEIRYFREKHPDRPILAGLLHGEPEDAFPPSLTDAATDGEAGEAVREPAAADFRRIGDGKLARLRLVAGLTGIGLDELVQRDAQRQLRRVTAITLVSALTVVVLSTLLFVAINARNEADRQRQQAEGLIEFMLTDLRTRLEGVGRLDVLESVNTRALDYYAAQGDLDGLPAGSLDRRARVLQAMGEDDQKRGRLDAALMEFSEAHRATGALLAEMPNDPQRVFAHAQSEFWIGYTDYQRNRYAAARPHFTAYRALAEKLVKLQPGDAGALRELGYAQGNICSLELAEQARPPAGLDACRSALAAMEQAARSRPGDAGIKADLANRHAWLADALNAAGHKRDALAERQQQATIMDDLLRIDPANAAYRQDWMLSRYSMATLLSDLGDKTGARGSARLAMQAANRLIATDPDNRDWLTWRLRILQSFPDLKTEK
- the astD gene encoding succinylglutamate-semialdehyde dehydrogenase yields the protein MLQSIDPATGETVWEGAITAPEEAASMVERARVALPGWSRTPLNERIAVARRYADYLKANAGSIAETISRETGKLLWESKTEAASMAGKVEVSIAAQAERAGTRESATAFGRAVLRHRPHGVMAVLGPYNFPGHLPNGHIVPALLAGNTVVFKPSEIAPWTGEVMARAWAEAGLPDGVLQLAQGARETGAALIGGDIDGLLFTGSSAAGRAFRRAFIDRPHVMLALELGGNNPLIAWDGDPEAVARVIAMSAFITTGQRCSCARRLIVPEGATGDAFIEALTALIDRLPVAAWSDAGDAFMGPLVSVQAAERALDMVGAIERMGARPLRRFTGIAGRPGSFVKPALYDVTGVDVPDEEIFAPVLFVRRVGDFEQAIAAANATAYGLSAGLVTGDDAKWEHYLDFARAGVINRNRPTTGAAANMPFGGLGESGNHRPGAWYAADYCAYPVASFESDAAVPEAVPGIG